The Streptomyces sp. NL15-2K genome contains a region encoding:
- a CDS encoding bifunctional DNA primase/polymerase, which yields MSSTRDETFHHAFGDRFDASGVTPDGAAWLASAGTYPRSTLALWEERPDAPVVLPCGTVFDVVSAPAIFGRRMLDRLWDEGPGSGPVAAFRGRLLLFAAPGTAQRLPSLLRWEEFGRAGAVPPLLCHGTGDAVTVPAPSADGSPTRFGSRWLVAPDTRRPWLPGPEVLLWAAVRAARAAVRISIFPPADQGAKVYDVSRRR from the coding sequence ATGAGCAGCACACGTGATGAGACCTTCCACCACGCCTTCGGCGACCGCTTCGACGCCTCGGGGGTCACCCCGGACGGCGCCGCCTGGCTCGCTTCCGCGGGCACATACCCCCGCAGCACCCTCGCGCTCTGGGAGGAGCGGCCGGACGCACCGGTCGTCCTGCCCTGCGGCACCGTCTTCGACGTCGTCAGCGCGCCCGCGATCTTCGGGCGCCGGATGCTCGACCGGCTGTGGGACGAGGGCCCGGGGTCGGGGCCGGTGGCGGCGTTCCGGGGCAGGTTGCTGCTGTTCGCCGCTCCCGGCACGGCACAGCGGCTGCCCTCGCTGCTGCGCTGGGAGGAGTTCGGCCGCGCGGGGGCCGTCCCGCCGCTGCTGTGCCACGGCACCGGCGACGCGGTGACGGTTCCCGCCCCCTCGGCCGACGGCTCGCCCACCCGGTTCGGCTCGCGCTGGCTGGTCGCGCCGGACACCCGTCGTCCCTGGCTGCCGGGCCCCGAGGTCCTGCTGTGGGCGGCCGTGCGGGCGGCCCGCGCGGCCGTGCGGATATCGATTTTTCCTCCCGCCGATCAGGGTGCTAAGGTCTACGACGTCAGCAGGCGCCGCTAG